One genomic segment of Peptostreptococcaceae bacterium includes these proteins:
- a CDS encoding helix-turn-helix transcriptional regulator encodes MKIGEKIKELRLKHNLTQEELAGRVELSKGFISQLERDLTSPSIATLIDILQCLGTDLKGFFSDFKDTQVVFHKNDYFVKEDEELGNIIEWIVPNAQKNEMEPMLLTLAAGGKTSLDNPHQGEEFGYVIKGTVLIFKGNEIYKARKGESFYFAATKQHHIENIGSGEAKIIWVSSPPSF; translated from the coding sequence ATGAAAATTGGAGAAAAAATTAAAGAATTGAGATTGAAGCATAATTTAACACAAGAGGAACTTGCGGGCAGAGTGGAATTGTCGAAAGGTTTTATAAGTCAGCTTGAAAGAGACTTGACGTCTCCGTCGATTGCTACATTGATTGATATATTGCAGTGCCTTGGAACGGATCTTAAAGGGTTTTTTAGCGATTTTAAAGATACCCAGGTAGTTTTTCACAAGAATGATTATTTTGTCAAAGAGGACGAAGAACTTGGAAACATAATCGAATGGATTGTTCCAAATGCCCAGAAGAATGAAATGGAACCCATGCTTTTAACTTTGGCTGCAGGAGGCAAAACATCCTTGGACAATCCACATCAAGGGGAAGAGTTCGGATATGTAATAAAAGGAACAGTTTTAATATTCAAAGGAAACGAAATTTATAAAGCGCGAAAAGGCGAATCGTTTTACTTTGCGGCAACAAAACAGCATCATATCGAAAATATCGGTAGCGGCGAGGCTAAAATTATATGGGTGAGTTCTCCGCCAAGCTTCTAG
- a CDS encoding type 2 isopentenyl-diphosphate Delta-isomerase, whose amino-acid sequence MHNANIDPKMETAKSRKKQHIENFLKSKSKSVNYFDDIVLENNSIPELNFAEIDTSCVFLNKKTDYPIMINAITGGFVGALEINKNLASLAKEFNLPIAVGSQSLGIKGYGQETYRIVRDIMENGTVISNVSANTSPEMVRTAIDMINADAVQLHLNAAQEMCMSEGDRNFKGTLENIKNIEKSISVPVIIKEVGFGLSGKAANQLFEIGIRYIDIGGKGGTNFIEIEDMRNNDTDFSDLYDWGLPTPMSLIQCVKASPEMNIISSGGIFKAEDAVKSLCLGGKMAAISGVLLRELLLNGYVASEKFLDGFLHKIQIIMLLTGCKTISELKNVNAYIKGDLRDLIHQ is encoded by the coding sequence TTGCATAATGCAAATATAGACCCCAAAATGGAAACCGCAAAATCAAGAAAAAAACAGCATATCGAGAACTTCTTAAAGAGCAAAAGCAAATCAGTAAATTATTTTGACGACATAGTTTTAGAGAACAATTCCATACCCGAGCTGAATTTTGCTGAAATTGATACAAGCTGTGTCTTTCTAAATAAAAAAACGGATTACCCCATTATGATAAATGCAATTACCGGAGGATTCGTTGGCGCTCTGGAAATCAACAAAAATCTTGCATCTTTGGCTAAAGAATTCAACCTCCCCATTGCAGTAGGATCCCAGTCGCTTGGAATCAAAGGATACGGACAGGAAACCTACAGGATTGTACGCGACATCATGGAAAACGGTACAGTCATTTCAAATGTTTCAGCAAATACAAGTCCTGAAATGGTCAGAACTGCGATAGATATGATAAATGCCGATGCGGTACAGCTTCACTTAAATGCCGCCCAAGAAATGTGCATGAGCGAAGGCGATAGAAATTTCAAGGGAACACTTGAAAACATAAAAAATATCGAAAAGTCTATCTCAGTCCCTGTTATCATCAAAGAAGTGGGTTTCGGCTTATCCGGAAAAGCTGCAAATCAATTATTTGAAATAGGCATAAGATACATAGACATTGGAGGAAAAGGCGGAACAAACTTCATCGAAATAGAAGATATGAGAAACAATGATACTGATTTCTCCGATCTTTATGATTGGGGGCTTCCAACACCTATGAGCCTGATTCAATGCGTTAAAGCATCTCCGGAAATGAATATCATTTCCAGCGGTGGAATTTTCAAAGCCGAAGATGCGGTCAAATCATTATGCCTTGGAGGTAAAATGGCCGCCATATCAGGTGTTTTACTAAGGGAACTTCTTTTAAACGGATATGTCGCAAGCGAAAAATTTTTAGATGGATTTCTTCATAAGATACAAATAATAATGCTATTGACCGGTTGCAAAACGATATCGGAATTGAAAAATGTCAATGCATACATAAAAGGCGATCTTCGAGATTTAATCCATCAATAA
- the uvsE gene encoding UV DNA damage repair endonuclease UvsE, translating to MNIGYACLTVGVKDTSMKRCNKKNASQSRLKELIADNLKSLENIIDYNIMNGIKLFRISSDFIPFGSSPVNSLKWWEIYDEEFLHIGNKIRDNNIRISMHPGQYTVLNSKDKSVVERAIDDLEYHSRVLDSLKAGPENKIVLHIGGVYNEKKSSIERFVENYHMLSNRVKRRLIIENDDKSYNISEVLEIGKRIGAPVVFDNLHNSSNPSDPLKTEKFWINECRPTWQEKDGNQKIHYSQQAKDKRQGAHSNSINVGDFLAFTASIERSDIDIMLEVKDKNLSAIKCINSISMDKKIKVLESEWSKYKYNVLEKSPSSYNKIRELLKNKQEYPAVQFYNILETAMEQSEDVGKAINAAMHVFGYFKKDSSESEKTKIMDKIQNYRDSKIPLRMLKGSLLKMAIKYNKNYLLESYYFILQ from the coding sequence ATGAACATTGGATATGCATGCTTGACGGTTGGCGTTAAGGATACTTCAATGAAACGCTGCAATAAAAAAAATGCTAGCCAAAGCCGGCTTAAGGAACTTATTGCTGACAATCTTAAGTCGCTTGAAAACATTATCGACTATAACATCATGAATGGAATCAAGCTGTTCAGGATAAGTTCGGATTTTATTCCCTTTGGCTCCAGTCCTGTTAACAGTCTTAAATGGTGGGAAATTTACGATGAAGAGTTTCTGCATATTGGGAATAAAATTCGAGACAACAATATCAGGATTTCAATGCACCCTGGCCAGTATACGGTATTGAATTCTAAAGATAAGAGTGTTGTGGAAAGAGCCATTGATGATTTGGAATATCATTCTCGTGTTTTGGATAGTTTGAAGGCTGGACCTGAGAATAAGATAGTTCTGCATATAGGCGGGGTATACAACGAAAAAAAGTCTTCTATAGAAAGGTTTGTTGAAAATTATCATATGTTGTCAAACCGTGTAAAGCGAAGGCTTATAATTGAAAACGATGACAAATCATATAATATAAGCGAAGTGCTTGAAATAGGGAAGAGAATTGGAGCTCCTGTTGTTTTTGATAATCTGCATAATTCGTCGAATCCGTCTGATCCTTTAAAAACAGAAAAATTTTGGATAAACGAATGTAGGCCTACTTGGCAGGAAAAGGATGGAAACCAAAAGATTCATTACTCGCAACAGGCAAAAGACAAAAGGCAGGGAGCACATTCAAACAGTATAAACGTAGGTGATTTTTTAGCTTTTACTGCAAGCATAGAAAGGTCTGACATAGACATAATGCTTGAAGTAAAGGACAAAAATCTTTCTGCTATCAAATGTATAAATAGTATTTCGATGGATAAAAAAATAAAAGTACTTGAATCGGAATGGAGTAAATACAAGTATAATGTTTTAGAAAAATCCCCTTCAAGCTATAATAAAATTAGAGAACTTCTAAAAAACAAACAAGAATACCCTGCTGTTCAGTTTTACAATATTTTGGAAACTGCCATGGAACAGTCGGAGGATGTTGGGAAGGCGATAAACGCTGCCATGCATGTATTCGGCTATTTTAAAAAAGATTCATCAGAATCCGAAAAAACTAAAATCATGGATAAAATTCAAAATTATCGTGATAGCAAAATTCCGCTAAGAATGCTCAAAGGAAGTTTGCTTAAAATGGCGATCAAATATAACAAAAATTATTTATTGGAGTCATATTATTTTATATTGCAATAA
- a CDS encoding DNA-deoxyinosine glycosylase, with translation MSRIKAFDPIVGENPRVLILGTMPSVKSLEHEEYYGHGRNQFWKIMGDLFGFERNDDYELRKLRLIEKGIAVWDVVFSCERKGSLDKDIKNAEYNDVIGFIKEHPSIIKVVLNGGKARDIYKKRFEPYLPDVEIIALYSTSPANAISYERKFGQWKNSGIVRGNEN, from the coding sequence ATGAGTAGAATAAAAGCTTTTGATCCCATTGTAGGAGAAAATCCCCGAGTTTTAATATTGGGGACAATGCCGAGTGTAAAATCTCTTGAACATGAAGAGTATTATGGGCATGGAAGAAATCAATTTTGGAAAATAATGGGCGATTTATTCGGATTTGAGCGCAATGACGACTACGAACTGCGTAAGCTCAGATTGATTGAAAAAGGCATCGCAGTTTGGGACGTCGTTTTTTCCTGTGAACGGAAAGGGAGTCTGGACAAGGATATTAAGAACGCTGAATATAACGATGTAATCGGTTTCATAAAGGAGCATCCATCGATAATTAAGGTTGTACTAAATGGCGGAAAAGCAAGAGACATATACAAAAAACGATTTGAACCATATCTTCCGGATGTTGAGATTATTGCGTTATATTCAACAAGTCCTGCCAATGCCATTTCATACGAAAGAAAATTTGGCCAATGGAAAAACTCGGGGATTGTGAGGGGGAATGAAAATTGA
- a CDS encoding metallophosphoesterase, with the protein MKKPYNKSKRLKSTFVSIPLIIAFCMWQNNSIVVSNSDYSSANVPVEFDGFKIVQISDLHNKMFGKDQIRLLEKMESLSPDIIVVTGDLIDRRRFDLETAMCFIEGAVKISPVYYVSGNHEAWFGKYSEITNQLIDAGVRVMDDDSIELKKGSDVIQIIGSPNPDLFSSSSLDGSKTDELDTQLKMLRRNDVFSILLAHHPEFFDIYHENRMDLIFAGHAHGGQFRIPFIGGLFAPDQGLFPGYTSGCYVKGTSTMFVSRGLGNSIIPIRINNPPEIVEVTLKSVEG; encoded by the coding sequence ATGAAAAAACCATACAATAAATCCAAACGATTAAAATCGACCTTCGTTTCCATCCCTTTGATAATTGCGTTTTGCATGTGGCAGAACAATAGCATCGTTGTTTCAAACTCCGATTATTCTAGCGCAAATGTGCCTGTGGAATTTGACGGTTTCAAGATAGTTCAAATTTCAGATTTGCACAATAAAATGTTTGGGAAAGACCAAATAAGGCTGTTGGAAAAAATGGAAAGCTTGTCGCCGGATATAATAGTAGTTACCGGAGACTTAATTGACAGACGAAGGTTCGATTTAGAAACAGCCATGTGCTTTATCGAAGGCGCGGTTAAAATTTCTCCCGTTTATTATGTTTCAGGGAACCACGAGGCGTGGTTCGGAAAATATTCTGAAATAACTAATCAACTTATTGATGCCGGCGTTAGAGTCATGGATGATGATTCAATTGAACTTAAAAAGGGCAGCGATGTGATACAAATAATCGGCTCGCCAAATCCCGATCTGTTTTCATCAAGTTCATTGGACGGTTCAAAAACTGATGAATTGGACACCCAGTTGAAGATGTTGCGGCGCAATGATGTCTTTAGTATATTGCTTGCACATCACCCGGAGTTTTTTGATATATATCATGAGAATAGAATGGATTTGATTTTTGCGGGTCATGCACATGGCGGTCAATTTAGAATACCGTTTATAGGCGGTTTGTTTGCTCCGGACCAAGGCCTTTTTCCGGGATATACGAGCGGGTGCTACGTAAAAGGGACGTCAACGATGTTTGTTAGCAGAGGGTTGGGAAACAGTATAATTCCAATTAGAATAAACAATCCTCCTGAAATAGTTGAGGTCACGCTAAAAAGTGTTGAAGGATAG
- a CDS encoding extracellular solute-binding protein, which yields MSDFEAIFTADENEDLSFAIPKEGTNLWFDSMVIPKSSKNREAAEAFINFMCDPETAFNNADYIGYSTPHKEAKEMLSDEVKNDPAAYPSKEILDNCEVFVNLGAEMTEYYNEKWNELKASLN from the coding sequence ATGAGTGATTTTGAAGCAATATTTACAGCCGATGAAAATGAAGATCTTTCTTTTGCCATTCCCAAGGAAGGAACTAATCTTTGGTTTGATTCAATGGTAATACCAAAATCGAGTAAAAACCGGGAAGCGGCTGAAGCTTTCATAAACTTCATGTGCGATCCTGAAACAGCATTTAACAACGCGGATTATATAGGCTACTCCACTCCGCATAAAGAGGCCAAGGAAATGCTTTCGGACGAGGTTAAGAATGATCCCGCGGCATATCCATCAAAAGAAATATTGGATAATTGTGAGGTGTTCGTTAATTTGGGAGCAGAGATGACGGAATACTATAATGAAAAATGGAATGAATTGAAAGCGTCATTGAATTAG
- a CDS encoding BlaI/MecI/CopY family transcriptional regulator translates to MEKYKLGVKERKFADIIWQNEPVSSRELTELCAKEFDWKRTTTYTMLKRLCDRNIFVNNNGTVYSIMRKNEFLTAQGEQFINNSFGGSLPQFVAAFTRRNKLSDKDIKEMQRLIDAHKEEAE, encoded by the coding sequence TTGGAAAAATATAAATTAGGCGTTAAGGAACGGAAATTTGCCGACATTATTTGGCAGAATGAACCGGTAAGCTCGCGTGAGCTTACTGAGCTATGCGCAAAGGAGTTTGATTGGAAGCGTACAACTACATACACTATGCTTAAGCGTCTTTGCGACCGAAATATATTTGTAAATAATAACGGAACGGTCTATTCTATTATGAGGAAGAATGAATTTTTAACGGCACAAGGAGAGCAGTTCATCAATAATTCATTTGGGGGTTCACTTCCGCAGTTTGTTGCCGCGTTTACGCGTCGCAACAAACTGAGCGATAAAGATATAAAAGAAATGCAGCGTTTGATTGATGCTCATAAGGAGGAGGCTGAATAA
- the rsmH gene encoding 16S rRNA (cytosine(1402)-N(4))-methyltransferase RsmH — protein MDNQEEKKHKRRVRYKGTHPKSFKEKYKEHQPDKYADTVARVIEKGSTPAGMHISICVKEILEFLQIKPGQIGLDATLGYGGHASEMLKCLELKGHLYALDIDPIELPRTRERLENLGYGAEILTIKQLNFSKIDEITIESGPLNFVLADLGVSSMQIDNPERGFSYKKDGPLDLRLNPRKGISAAERLKNISQDELEGMLIENADEPNAEAIAHAIVSEIKKGTDIATTTHLQQIIFDALNFIPADKRKNEVKKSCQRSFQALRIDVNDEFEALNEFLKKLPGTLAEGGRVAILSFHSGEDRLVKKSFKRLFREGIYREIATDIIRPSAEECHINSRASSTKMRWAIKA, from the coding sequence ATGGATAATCAAGAAGAAAAAAAGCATAAGCGCCGTGTTCGGTATAAAGGGACACATCCTAAGTCGTTTAAAGAAAAATACAAAGAGCATCAACCAGATAAATATGCTGATACTGTGGCAAGGGTCATTGAAAAGGGCAGCACCCCTGCAGGCATGCATATTTCGATTTGTGTAAAAGAAATATTGGAATTTTTGCAAATCAAACCGGGACAAATAGGATTGGATGCTACACTTGGTTACGGTGGCCATGCATCAGAGATGCTTAAATGCTTGGAATTGAAAGGGCATCTGTATGCACTCGATATAGATCCAATTGAATTGCCGCGTACAAGGGAGCGTTTAGAGAATTTGGGTTATGGCGCAGAAATTTTAACTATTAAGCAATTGAACTTTTCCAAAATAGATGAAATAACAATAGAATCAGGACCACTAAATTTTGTGTTAGCGGATTTGGGGGTTTCATCAATGCAAATTGATAATCCTGAAAGAGGATTTTCATATAAGAAGGATGGACCATTGGACTTGAGATTGAATCCTAGAAAAGGCATATCCGCTGCTGAGCGTTTGAAAAATATTTCGCAAGATGAGCTAGAAGGCATGTTGATAGAAAATGCTGATGAACCAAATGCCGAAGCAATAGCTCATGCTATTGTGTCTGAAATTAAAAAAGGAACGGACATTGCAACAACTACTCACCTGCAACAAATAATATTTGATGCATTGAATTTTATTCCGGCAGACAAGAGAAAAAACGAAGTCAAAAAATCTTGCCAAAGATCTTTTCAAGCATTGAGAATTGATGTAAATGATGAATTCGAAGCACTAAATGAATTTTTGAAAAAACTACCAGGAACTCTTGCTGAGGGTGGACGGGTTGCGATACTTTCTTTTCATTCGGGCGAAGACCGTCTTGTTAAAAAATCGTTCAAACGGTTATTCCGTGAAGGTATCTACCGGGAAATTGCTACTGATATTATAAGACCATCAGCGGAAGAATGCCATATTAATAGTCGTGCGAGTTCCACAAAAATGCGTTGGGCGATAAAAGCATAA
- a CDS encoding alpha-hydroxy-acid oxidizing protein: MNREKALENMKGFCNVCPICDGRACAGQVPGMGGVGSGSSFITNVSDLKEYKINMKVMSCETEPDPSIELFGFNLSFPLLAAPLGGASFNMSKTVAEYEYAKAIVDGCKSKGIIGCTGDGPQDYVLKAGLKAIRDADGEGIPFIKPWEDELLLERLEKAKAIGCEYIGMDIDSIGLINVKVNGGSMPTRNAVQYKELIKRLPFKVIIKGIMDPDEADKCVDMGVAGIIVSNHGGRILDHSRSTVSALPGIVNAVNGRVPVLVDGGVRSGFDMLKMMALGADAVLIGRPFTTNAMGDLKNGVGEYIEKIKYQFVQSMLLSGCSNLQDLKEKGSSLLYKSK, translated from the coding sequence ATGAACAGGGAAAAAGCATTGGAAAACATGAAGGGCTTCTGCAATGTATGCCCGATTTGCGATGGTAGGGCTTGTGCCGGCCAAGTTCCAGGCATGGGCGGTGTTGGAAGCGGATCATCATTCATCACGAATGTAAGCGACCTCAAAGAATATAAAATCAATATGAAGGTAATGTCCTGTGAAACCGAACCCGATCCATCAATTGAATTATTCGGTTTCAACCTATCTTTCCCACTGCTTGCCGCTCCATTAGGCGGAGCATCGTTCAACATGAGCAAAACTGTTGCCGAGTATGAGTACGCCAAAGCTATAGTAGACGGGTGCAAATCGAAAGGAATAATCGGGTGTACCGGTGATGGTCCGCAAGATTATGTTTTAAAAGCAGGATTAAAAGCTATAAGAGATGCCGATGGGGAAGGCATTCCCTTTATAAAACCATGGGAAGACGAATTATTGCTGGAAAGGCTCGAAAAAGCAAAGGCTATTGGATGCGAGTATATAGGAATGGACATAGATTCTATTGGCCTTATAAATGTTAAGGTAAACGGAGGCAGCATGCCAACCCGCAATGCAGTCCAATACAAAGAATTGATAAAAAGACTTCCTTTTAAAGTGATTATCAAAGGCATAATGGATCCCGATGAAGCTGATAAGTGCGTAGATATGGGAGTTGCAGGAATAATTGTTTCAAACCACGGAGGCAGAATACTCGACCACTCGAGAAGCACCGTTTCAGCCTTGCCCGGAATTGTCAACGCAGTAAATGGAAGAGTTCCTGTTCTTGTTGACGGAGGTGTTCGTTCAGGTTTCGACATGCTGAAGATGATGGCACTCGGCGCAGATGCAGTTCTTATAGGAAGACCCTTTACCACAAACGCCATGGGCGACTTGAAAAACGGAGTGGGAGAATATATAGAAAAGATAAAATACCAGTTCGTACAGTCTATGCTGCTTTCAGGCTGTTCAAACCTGCAGGATCTTAAGGAAAAAGGCAGTTCGTTGCTTTACAAATCAAAATAA
- a CDS encoding DUF4153 domain-containing protein, with translation MNAFTKSIMRIYKGSIEAFQTFPASIASALAFAIVTMVRIQLDWPEQEAYNFLFNCLHWAFALGAIFGLASITFAQSRSNNAKSFKTANLLGLLVVAGAFATLYLFGAGDAATETTRFLRVSEIASVRVLAALIVSFLAFIVLAGFPKEESDFAQSFFMTHKAFFIAAIYGIVIMGGASGVAGAIQALLYNDMSEKVYMYIATIAGFLAFTIFVGYFPDFRKGKTDEHRNIAQKQPRFVEILFEFIMVPIIIAMTAVLIAWSGRTIITGDWPPFEELSSIATAYAFGGIWLHVMVTHGKSGLTKFYRKVYPIAAIVILAFEAWAIMDQLGRFGLKTIEYYFILTWIVAASASVFLLLMKGKAHRAIVFVICAVIIVSVLPVAGYNVLPVNMQANRLEGLLENEGMFKEGQIVPANDEPKQSVMESITDSVIFIASADDADLPGWFDERLAEKNVFEEKLGFKQIWPENDNYYSGKGTYMGTSLFLTREPIDIEDYKWAFNDISLYDGEEESVSLNGERGVYRFYWRMGRDSEIPSLEITLDGATIINEDMNDYLDRILEEYPIGSREKQETPLKDMSMSIETPEAEVLLVFRHVEANVDPQDDIINYWIDLDAVYFNEK, from the coding sequence ATGAATGCTTTCACAAAATCCATTATGAGAATCTACAAAGGCTCGATAGAGGCCTTCCAAACATTTCCGGCATCAATTGCAAGCGCTTTGGCTTTTGCAATTGTTACAATGGTAAGGATACAGCTTGATTGGCCCGAACAGGAGGCATATAATTTCCTATTCAACTGCCTTCACTGGGCATTTGCGCTTGGAGCCATATTCGGGTTGGCGTCAATAACGTTTGCTCAGAGCCGCAGCAATAATGCAAAGTCTTTCAAGACTGCAAATCTGCTTGGACTTTTGGTTGTTGCGGGTGCGTTTGCCACGCTTTATTTATTCGGAGCTGGAGATGCTGCAACCGAAACGACGCGGTTTTTAAGGGTTTCAGAAATTGCTTCGGTGCGGGTTTTAGCCGCATTGATTGTGAGCTTTTTGGCTTTTATAGTTCTTGCAGGCTTTCCAAAAGAAGAATCTGATTTTGCTCAATCGTTTTTTATGACCCACAAGGCCTTTTTCATAGCGGCGATTTATGGAATAGTAATAATGGGCGGAGCTTCCGGTGTAGCAGGCGCCATTCAAGCCTTGCTTTACAATGATATGAGTGAAAAGGTATATATGTATATTGCTACAATAGCCGGTTTCTTGGCTTTCACAATTTTTGTGGGATATTTCCCTGATTTTCGCAAAGGGAAAACCGATGAACACCGCAATATTGCCCAAAAGCAACCGCGCTTTGTTGAAATTCTGTTTGAATTCATAATGGTTCCAATAATAATAGCTATGACTGCGGTTCTTATTGCTTGGTCGGGGCGTACTATTATTACGGGCGACTGGCCTCCATTTGAAGAGCTCTCGAGCATTGCTACAGCCTATGCGTTTGGGGGGATATGGCTCCATGTGATGGTGACGCATGGAAAATCGGGATTGACCAAATTCTATCGAAAGGTTTACCCGATTGCGGCAATTGTTATTCTCGCTTTCGAGGCATGGGCAATCATGGATCAGCTTGGCAGGTTTGGTCTTAAAACAATCGAATACTATTTTATATTGACATGGATAGTCGCTGCTTCTGCTTCGGTTTTTTTGCTTTTAATGAAGGGAAAAGCACATAGAGCAATCGTTTTCGTCATATGTGCCGTGATTATAGTTTCAGTTTTACCTGTAGCGGGATACAATGTTTTGCCTGTAAATATGCAGGCCAACCGATTGGAGGGCTTGCTTGAAAACGAGGGGATGTTTAAGGAGGGACAGATTGTTCCTGCAAATGATGAGCCGAAACAGTCTGTTATGGAATCCATTACGGATTCGGTAATCTTTATTGCCAGTGCAGATGATGCGGATTTACCGGGATGGTTTGATGAGCGACTTGCCGAGAAAAATGTTTTTGAGGAGAAATTGGGATTTAAGCAGATTTGGCCTGAGAATGACAATTATTATAGTGGGAAGGGAACATATATGGGAACATCACTTTTCTTGACCCGCGAACCCATAGATATAGAAGATTACAAATGGGCATTTAATGATATTAGTCTCTATGATGGAGAAGAGGAATCAGTCAGTTTAAATGGCGAAAGAGGCGTGTATAGATTCTATTGGAGAATGGGAAGAGACAGCGAGATTCCATCGCTTGAAATAACATTGGATGGTGCGACAATTATCAATGAAGACATGAATGATTATTTAGACCGCATATTGGAAGAATATCCAATTGGGAGCAGAGAGAAGCAAGAAACTCCGTTAAAGGATATGAGCATGAGTATTGAAACCCCTGAGGCAGAAGTGCTTTTGGTTTTCAGACATGTTGAGGCAAATGTAGATCCACAAGATGACATTATCAATTATTGGATTGATTTAGATGCAGTATATTTCAATGAAAAGTAA
- a CDS encoding M56 family metallopeptidase translates to MMDSLFIKIVNMSITSGFVIIFIIIARLFLKRVPKIFAYALWSAALFRLICPFSVESMLSIIPINSESVSKDIIYAKVPQINMGITSIDNAVNAYLPEGTPQASVNPLQIWTLIGESIWIIGIAVILLYGLISYAKLKNRLKNAVNEKGNIYVCKSIETPFVLGLIRPKIYLPASLGIYEKEYILLHEQTHIKRLDHVVRILSFLVLCIHWFNPLVWVVFFLSGKDMEMSCDEAVIKRLGSEVKSEYSSSLLALATGRRILGATPLAFGEGETKGRVKNVLRYKKPSFWVIVAAVIVCSAIAFSLMTNPKTPQKVSDDTNNINDINTMDIAISKAINEQNTNRDSDFAAESHVILGTEAGGPADGNIVDTVTVFAMAMNMEFDYSGGWFEETGGSHMPVAISFDVNEKEEYLLKEYWMPMDGAGYGPSIKEKFPSGLYEDAIYTQKYVRGQIMDCYDDAINYWEIGQSDVGNRIEELLEIIMSSPMGNSNPQAYIDEHHIEYREIVFIGRHAIDYCFSEFDKGNETGLKGHIMASACCDIMAVYGEEFEDNFNTGQEWYDAYMNLVSQKEDN, encoded by the coding sequence ATAATGGATAGCTTGTTTATCAAAATTGTCAACATGAGCATAACTAGCGGATTTGTCATTATTTTTATAATCATAGCTAGGCTTTTTCTGAAAAGAGTACCCAAAATATTCGCTTATGCGCTTTGGAGTGCGGCGTTGTTCCGCCTGATTTGCCCGTTTTCTGTTGAAAGCATGTTGAGCATAATTCCAATAAATTCAGAATCGGTTTCAAAGGACATTATTTATGCCAAGGTACCTCAAATAAACATGGGTATAACAAGCATAGACAATGCTGTAAATGCGTATCTGCCTGAGGGTACTCCGCAGGCAAGCGTAAATCCTTTGCAAATATGGACTCTTATTGGTGAAAGCATTTGGATAATAGGTATTGCCGTAATTTTGCTATATGGTCTGATTTCTTATGCAAAGTTGAAAAACCGTCTAAAAAATGCCGTTAACGAAAAAGGAAACATATACGTTTGCAAAAGCATTGAAACACCGTTTGTGCTTGGACTTATTCGCCCGAAGATATATTTGCCGGCATCGCTTGGAATATATGAAAAAGAATACATACTTTTGCATGAGCAAACACATATCAAGAGATTGGATCATGTGGTTAGAATCTTAAGTTTTTTAGTGCTATGTATTCATTGGTTCAATCCGCTCGTTTGGGTTGTATTTTTTCTTAGCGGAAAGGATATGGAGATGTCCTGCGACGAGGCAGTAATCAAAAGGCTTGGGAGCGAAGTCAAAAGTGAATATTCATCTTCATTGCTAGCTCTTGCGACAGGTAGGAGAATTCTTGGTGCTACTCCGCTTGCATTCGGAGAGGGTGAGACTAAGGGACGGGTAAAGAATGTTCTGAGATACAAAAAACCATCGTTTTGGGTGATTGTTGCAGCGGTGATAGTTTGTTCGGCAATTGCCTTTAGCTTGATGACAAATCCTAAGACACCTCAGAAAGTATCGGATGATACCAACAACATAAACGATATTAATACAATGGATATTGCTATTTCAAAGGCAATCAATGAACAAAATACAAATCGTGATTCCGATTTCGCCGCCGAGTCCCATGTCATTCTTGGAACGGAAGCAGGCGGTCCGGCGGATGGAAACATTGTGGATACCGTTACTGTGTTCGCTATGGCAATGAATATGGAGTTTGATTATTCGGGCGGATGGTTTGAGGAAACCGGAGGCAGCCATATGCCGGTTGCAATAAGCTTTGATGTAAATGAAAAAGAAGAGTATTTGCTAAAGGAATACTGGATGCCAATGGATGGAGCAGGTTATGGTCCTTCTATAAAAGAAAAGTTTCCATCCGGACTTTATGAAGACGCAATATATACGCAAAAGTATGTGCGTGGGCAAATAATGGATTGCTACGATGATGCAATTAACTATTGGGAAATTGGTCAATCTGATGTTGGAAACAGAATTGAAGAACTGCTTGAGATAATAATGTCTTCTCCTATGGGAAATTCAAACCCACAGGCATACATTGATGAACATCATATAGAATACAGGGAGATTGTCTTCATTGGCCGTCATGCTATTGATTATTGTTTCTCGGAGTTTGACAAGGGAAATGAAACGGGACTTAAAGGACATATTATGGCTTCCGCCTGTTGTGATATAATGGCGGTTTACGGAGAAGAATTCGAGGATAATTTCAATACCGGACAGGAATGGTATGATGCCTACATGAATCTTGTTTCCCAAAAAGAAGATAATTAA